From the Paraflavitalea soli genome, the window CCGTAAAAGCACCATCCTTATCAGTGGTACCGATCACTTTCTTACCTACAGAGATGGTAACCCCTGCCTTGGAAGTGTTATCGACCTTGCTGGTCACCACGCCCTGTACTTTGATCTTCTCCTGCTGTGCCAATACCCCCAATGGGCTAATGCCACACAGCAACAACAACAGGAGTATAGCTATGAATGGTCTCATAACGTTGGTATTGAGTTTCTTTGTTAAAGTGTTTGGATTAGTCATTGGTGAATTTGGGGTTGTCTTTTTTAAATGCAAACACGATCTCCCAGTTGCCGCCTTCGAAGATGGCGAAGTCCAGTCCGAGTATAGCCACCTGCTGCATACCGCCAAAGCCGATGCGCGCCCAGGAAAACCTTACACTGCACCTTCTGCCATCGGCCGTTGTAAAGCGCGTAGGCAGTTGAACGAGTGGCATGGGATAAGCTACGTCATAAGTAACTTTGGTAGCCGTCTTCTGCATGTTAAAGCCGTGCAGGAGGTTGTTCCAGTCCGTCAAAGCAAACTTGTTGGGATTGATAGGCTGGAAATATTTATCGAGGAACATAAAGGATATGGAATTGCCGCCAGGCTTGCCATCATTGGCTTTGCGGATATACACATCGATGTCGGCTGGCGACAGCGACAGGTTGGTAGAGTCGCCTTTGATATTGGTGGTCACAGAGGGAAATATCCCGTTGGATACAGACTGCCCTGTCACCGCATTGAGGTTGGAGGGTTCGTAGGGCCTTTCGCGGTATGGCATGAGGCGCATATTGCGGAAATAACGGCGCCCTCCCCCATTGCTCATCTCAATGTCGAATATATAACCCGAGTCGGCCTGGCAGCGGAGGATCTTTGAGTTGGAAGAAGACCACATCACGAAATCACCGGAATGTTTCCTTACCTCAAATACGTTGTGGTATTCCGTAGCCCTTTTCTTTTCTATCTCTGCCAGTGAAGCCTCTTTGCCCGTATAAGCTTCCTTCCATACCTGCACCGGGAAAATATCCGTGAGTTCCGGTGCTGCCTCGCCACTGAAACGGCGGGCATTCACGATCTTGAAATCGATCGGGTAAGAAGTACTGTTGTTGGGATTGGAAAATACGTTGGAGTACATCGTGGTACGTCCTGTCACCGGCTCGAAGGTAGTCTGAGCAAAGCCGGCTTCCGGGCTAAGGGCTTCACGGTATTCAGGCACCAGTTTTTTACAGGCCCCGGCACCAGTGACCAGGATGCCCATTGCAAGGATGTAAAAGCAGCGCCGCCATGGAGTATAATTCATAAGTCGTTTGTTTTGGCTGTTGAAGGTTTGTTGTATTACCGGTTCATTCTTTCCACGAATTCATTGCCGAATCCGAAATCGTGACCTGAAGAAAGCACATGAACGATGCCATTGGTGGTCTTCACATTCACGATCTGTGTTTTCGTAGTCACCCAGAATACTTCAAATGGTGTTTGCTTGGGATCACTGAAGAACAATTGTTGTGGTCCCCCACCCTGGTAACCGGCAGCATTGATCCTTTCGTACAGGAGGTTCATCCGGTAGCCGTATTTGATGGCCGGCGCCTGGATACCGTCTGCATTGTTCACTACCCGATCCGTAGCATAGAGGTCGCTGAGGATGTA encodes:
- a CDS encoding DUF5007 domain-containing protein — translated: MNYTPWRRCFYILAMGILVTGAGACKKLVPEYREALSPEAGFAQTTFEPVTGRTTMYSNVFSNPNNSTSYPIDFKIVNARRFSGEAAPELTDIFPVQVWKEAYTGKEASLAEIEKKRATEYHNVFEVRKHSGDFVMWSSSNSKILRCQADSGYIFDIEMSNGGGRRYFRNMRLMPYRERPYEPSNLNAVTGQSVSNGIFPSVTTNIKGDSTNLSLSPADIDVYIRKANDGKPGGNSISFMFLDKYFQPINPNKFALTDWNNLLHGFNMQKTATKVTYDVAYPMPLVQLPTRFTTADGRRCSVRFSWARIGFGGMQQVAILGLDFAIFEGGNWEIVFAFKKDNPKFTND